AGGAACAAAAAGTGTAACAGTTAAGATTAAATTCCAGAAACCCACATTAACAGCAGAATGAAAAAAGTTAACATGCGTGGCTTTATTATTCAGTCCTGTAGTATCATTAAAATTTGCGTAATTAAAAGACATTGTACTTGATGGTGGCATTGCAGGAGCCGGCTCTTTTTTTCTGCATCCGGAATCAATAAGGATAATTCCTACAAATGCAATAAGAAGAGTGATTGTAAAAATTTTTTGTTTCATAGGTTTGAGATTTATGGTTAAACAATTCAATCTGAGCAAATTTACAACATATTTACAAAAATGTCAATTATTTTTCTAAACAATTTAACTTATTATAATTTAGCGCAATCAGCAGATTTACATTTTTTAATTTTGCTAATGTTCCCACAAATCATGCTCAAACACAAATATTTCATCTTCTATATTTTTAGCTTCTAACAATGCATCCAAGCCTTGTTTATATTCACCTATAAATCTATTATCATACACGTTACTTTCCATATAAACATAGCTACTAAAACGACGTTTATAAAATAGATTGTCAAAACTTAATCTTGCAGCATCGTTAAATGGGTTAAAAACAAAATTATTTGCAAAAAGAAAGCGAACAGAAGGGAAATTTACCCAGAATAATTTCTTCATAACAATTTCAGGCTCCTCATCGGTTTCAGTATTTTGAGTAGTAGATTCAGTTCTTTCGTATTCTCTTATCGGGCAAATGCCAATAATTTTAACTTCCAATTGTGAAGTTTGTTTATCAAAATACCAAAGCTCTTTTATCATTATCTTTTTTACCTCAGAAGATACAATTCCAGCTTTAATAACTCTCATAACAGATTCTCCTGTTTCTGGATCTTCAATATAAACGGTATCATTTCTAACACCAAACCTGTCTTCTATATCTTTCCATGACATTTGTTTAGAAAACTCATCTTCTTCATCAGGGCTATATGCAACAATACCCTCTTTTTCTATTCCATATAAAAGCAAATCAATTAAACTTAATCTATTATCCATTGGAACTGTAGGATAATAAAGTGGCAGGTTCATTTTCTCGCGTAAATTAATTATCCTCCAGATAGTTTTTGACCACATAATATCGGCTTCCCTAACATAAGGATATGGCACAGGATAATAAATATAATTTCCATCTTTATGATCATTTCCCTGAGCATTGCAAAAATTTACAAACCCGGCAAATAAAATTATTGAAATTTTAATAGTTTTCATAGCCAATAAGGTTTAAGGTATATTATCCTAAACCATAATTAGCTTAATTTATTGTAAAAGTTGTAGAATTTTTAAATGCTTACAAATTTAACATTATGCCTAACAATTACTTTTGTTCACTAAATTAAACTTTAAATAAAACAATATTATCAAATTTGCATCGTTATTTTT
This sequence is a window from Bacteroidia bacterium. Protein-coding genes within it:
- the gldN gene encoding gliding motility protein GldN translates to MKTIKISIILFAGFVNFCNAQGNDHKDGNYIYYPVPYPYVREADIMWSKTIWRIINLREKMNLPLYYPTVPMDNRLSLIDLLLYGIEKEGIVAYSPDEEDEFSKQMSWKDIEDRFGVRNDTVYIEDPETGESVMRVIKAGIVSSEVKKIMIKELWYFDKQTSQLEVKIIGICPIREYERTESTTQNTETDEEPEIVMKKLFWVNFPSVRFLFANNFVFNPFNDAARLSFDNLFYKRRFSSYVYMESNVYDNRFIGEYKQGLDALLEAKNIEDEIFVFEHDLWEH